From Echinimonas agarilytica, one genomic window encodes:
- the murU gene encoding N-acetylmuramate alpha-1-phosphate uridylyltransferase MurU yields MIRTAMILAAGRGERMRPLTDHLPKPLLEVNHKPLIVWHIERLARLGIEIIVINHAYLGSKIVEALGDGSQYGVSIHYSAETEGALETAGGIVKALPLLGDEPFLLVNGDVWSDFDFGALQSLELSTLAKLVMIPNPEHNPNGDFVVHNGVLSHKIDGQISFTYSGIGLYSPKLFAQLSVERAPLAPLLYRAMEQQLISAEIYHGQWCDVGTPERLQQLNEQLGAS; encoded by the coding sequence ATGATCCGTACGGCGATGATTTTAGCCGCAGGCCGTGGTGAACGTATGCGGCCTTTAACCGATCATCTGCCCAAACCTTTGCTTGAGGTGAATCATAAGCCTCTGATTGTTTGGCACATTGAACGACTTGCTCGTTTAGGTATTGAAATTATAGTGATAAACCATGCCTACCTCGGCTCTAAAATAGTAGAAGCTTTGGGTGATGGAAGTCAGTATGGAGTAAGCATTCATTATTCGGCCGAAACTGAGGGGGCACTTGAAACCGCAGGTGGTATTGTGAAAGCACTTCCTTTGCTGGGTGATGAACCGTTTTTGTTGGTTAATGGTGATGTTTGGAGCGACTTTGATTTTGGGGCGCTGCAGTCGTTAGAATTGTCGACATTGGCAAAGCTTGTGATGATCCCGAATCCAGAGCACAATCCGAACGGTGACTTTGTTGTTCACAATGGTGTATTAAGTCATAAAATAGATGGTCAAATAAGCTTTACCTATTCGGGAATAGGCTTGTATTCACCCAAGTTATTTGCACAATTATCAGTTGAAAGAGCGCCGCTCGCCCCATTACTTTATCGGGCGATGGAGCAGCAACTCATTTCTGCTGAGATCTATCATGGACAATGGTGTGACGTGGGCACACCAGAGCGACTTCAACAACTGAATGAACAGTTAGGAGCTTCCTAA
- a CDS encoding aminoglycoside phosphotransferase family protein: MGSSSSDLHHRQMALTTWLRQALSNSDICLELVSGDASFRRYFRVLNHSQSAIAVDAPAPHENCELFLQVAAAYRKAGVRVPNVLAEDADAGFMCLEDFGDRLLLAEVNSSNCTELYGRSLDELIAIASVTQTCKGQLPAFNRAHLQRENALFTDWLLGTHLQLELSDAEQTMLEWTFDALIDNALSQPQTGVHRDYHARNIMLLEGDEVGIIDFQDAVYGAVTYDVVSLLRDCYIEWPDQWVDEMLFEWARKAVAQGVFLAPDPEQLRRWFDLMGIQRHVKASGIFCRLCHRDGKTGYLNDIPLTLSYIAKFSKRHADTVALAEFIEHRVMPAWEAKG, from the coding sequence TTGGGTTCTTCCAGTTCTGATCTACATCACCGCCAAATGGCGTTAACAACATGGCTTCGTCAAGCCCTATCAAATTCAGATATCTGTCTGGAGTTGGTGTCGGGTGACGCAAGCTTTAGACGATACTTTCGTGTTTTGAATCATTCTCAAAGTGCGATAGCCGTGGACGCGCCTGCGCCCCATGAAAACTGTGAGTTGTTTTTACAAGTTGCAGCAGCCTATCGCAAAGCGGGTGTTCGGGTTCCGAACGTGCTGGCAGAGGATGCTGATGCAGGGTTTATGTGTTTAGAGGATTTTGGTGACCGGTTGCTACTTGCTGAAGTCAATTCATCAAACTGCACTGAGCTTTATGGGCGCTCGCTAGATGAACTCATTGCCATTGCCAGCGTTACTCAAACTTGCAAGGGGCAGTTGCCAGCTTTCAACAGGGCTCATCTTCAGCGCGAAAATGCCTTATTCACCGATTGGTTGTTGGGCACTCATTTGCAGCTTGAGTTGAGCGATGCTGAACAAACGATGCTCGAATGGACTTTTGATGCCTTGATAGATAATGCGTTAAGCCAGCCGCAAACTGGCGTGCATCGTGATTATCATGCTCGAAATATCATGTTGCTTGAAGGCGATGAGGTCGGCATTATCGACTTCCAAGACGCTGTTTATGGGGCTGTGACCTACGATGTAGTGTCGCTACTTCGAGACTGCTATATCGAATGGCCCGATCAATGGGTAGATGAAATGTTGTTTGAGTGGGCGCGCAAAGCTGTGGCCCAAGGAGTGTTTCTAGCGCCCGACCCCGAACAACTGAGACGTTGGTTTGATTTGATGGGCATTCAGCGCCACGTTAAAGCCAGTGGTATTTTTTGTCGTTTGTGCCATCGAGATGGCAAAACCGGCTACCTCAACGACATCCCATTAACGTTGTCTTACATTGCCAAATTCTCAAAGCGCCATGCCGACACCGTCGCACTGGCCGAGTTTATTGAACATCGAGTGATGCCCGCCTGGGAGGCCAAAGGATGA
- the lptD gene encoding LPS assembly protein LptD has translation MPLTISADKAAGEHNTRLEFTGDVSVTQGTKSLTAQQAILNQDQSQLDASGDVHYEDPIFMVDSDGLNANAETGVVEMTNSTYSMKTDGSRGKAKTLKIVQREQKFILKDGTFTTCPEGDDSWLMEADEIELDGESEWGEAHSSTIRLMGVPVLWVPYMTFPISDKRKTGLLFPTISNSSTNGLDLSQPYYWNFREDADATFTPRYMANRGTQISTEVRYLREEQYNQLNFEFLGSDKELANSDDRYLTHWLHQGKFTENWRSFVEYTHVSDDNYFNDLGSDVGNETDNRLERTAQLTYVSESFDSNLTVTDFEVFGNTSDVYRQLPRIDFTYRVPYLSDVIDMDIYAEATRFDHQDDDQVTANRYHIEPSIRYGVHKPSNSFELEAKLYQSYYDQDDPSDTLDSSVSRTIPSFRAYGQLNFERSTSWFGSRFTQTLEPKAQYLYIDYENQDEIGVYDTVAMRDDVYSLFRDRRFSSIDRISDANQLTLGVTTRMLNEQNQETFNLSMGQIIYLSDSEMLEDLSGIESENASAFAMSMDAYMGDFDVRAEYQYDFERDMTQTSSLLLNYSPSARKLAQVSYHYSPEPIVFGRSFDVEPETREINQLGLVASWPISEKYQLVGTHYRDTDLGRSIESLVGIQYQSCCWAIRLVYQRNLNTNFPDDGDSFREREAYDAGIAIQFEIKGFGGSSDMSGHQSMIDKSLFGYRRNYYLNN, from the coding sequence ATGCCACTCACTATTTCTGCCGATAAAGCCGCAGGCGAACACAATACGCGGTTAGAGTTCACTGGCGATGTGAGTGTCACACAGGGCACAAAGTCGCTCACAGCCCAACAAGCTATTTTAAATCAAGACCAAAGCCAATTAGATGCATCGGGTGACGTTCACTACGAAGATCCAATTTTTATGGTCGACTCAGATGGCCTTAATGCCAATGCTGAAACCGGCGTGGTTGAAATGACGAATTCAACCTATTCCATGAAAACGGACGGTAGCCGAGGCAAAGCCAAAACATTAAAAATTGTTCAGCGTGAACAAAAGTTCATTTTGAAAGACGGCACGTTTACCACCTGCCCAGAAGGCGATGACAGCTGGTTGATGGAAGCCGACGAAATTGAACTAGACGGTGAATCAGAATGGGGGGAGGCCCATAGTTCCACCATTCGTTTAATGGGTGTACCTGTTTTATGGGTACCGTATATGACATTTCCTATTTCCGACAAACGTAAAACGGGTTTGTTATTTCCAACTATTTCCAATAGCAGCACTAATGGCTTGGATTTAAGCCAACCCTATTACTGGAACTTCAGAGAAGACGCTGACGCCACATTCACACCGCGTTACATGGCCAACCGAGGCACTCAAATTTCTACTGAAGTGCGTTACCTTCGTGAAGAACAATACAATCAGCTCAATTTTGAATTCCTGGGCTCAGATAAAGAGTTAGCCAATTCGGATGACCGCTACCTGACCCATTGGTTGCACCAAGGGAAATTTACCGAAAATTGGCGCAGCTTCGTCGAATATACGCATGTTTCTGATGATAACTATTTTAACGATTTAGGGAGTGATGTCGGTAACGAGACTGATAACCGTCTTGAACGAACCGCTCAGCTCACATATGTTTCAGAATCTTTTGATTCCAACTTAACCGTTACCGATTTTGAAGTGTTTGGTAACACTTCAGATGTATACCGACAGCTGCCTCGAATCGACTTTACCTACCGTGTTCCTTACTTGTCAGATGTAATCGACATGGATATCTACGCTGAAGCCACACGTTTTGATCATCAAGATGACGATCAAGTTACTGCCAATCGTTACCATATTGAACCGTCTATTCGCTATGGTGTCCACAAGCCGTCTAATTCGTTTGAATTAGAGGCGAAACTATACCAAAGTTATTATGATCAAGACGACCCAAGCGATACCCTCGACTCGTCCGTGTCTCGCACAATTCCTTCATTCCGTGCCTATGGGCAATTAAACTTTGAGCGAAGCACCAGCTGGTTTGGCTCTCGCTTTACACAAACATTAGAGCCCAAAGCTCAATATCTTTACATCGATTACGAAAACCAAGACGAGATTGGCGTTTATGACACCGTAGCCATGCGAGATGACGTTTATTCGCTATTCCGCGATCGCCGCTTTAGTAGCATCGACCGCATTTCAGATGCCAACCAACTGACTTTAGGCGTTACTACGCGCATGCTCAACGAACAAAATCAGGAAACATTCAATTTAAGCATGGGGCAGATTATTTACTTATCTGATAGTGAGATGCTTGAAGATTTAAGTGGAATAGAATCAGAGAACGCTTCAGCCTTTGCCATGTCAATGGATGCTTATATGGGCGATTTTGACGTTCGTGCCGAATATCAATATGACTTTGAACGTGACATGACTCAAACATCGAGCCTTTTATTGAACTACTCACCCAGCGCTCGCAAGCTTGCACAAGTTAGTTATCACTATTCACCCGAGCCTATCGTATTTGGACGTTCTTTTGATGTCGAGCCTGAAACTCGGGAGATTAACCAACTCGGTTTAGTGGCGAGCTGGCCTATCAGCGAAAAATACCAGTTAGTCGGCACCCACTATCGCGATACAGACCTTGGACGTTCAATTGAATCACTGGTAGGAATCCAATACCAATCATGTTGTTGGGCGATTCGGCTGGTATACCAACGTAATCTCAATACCAACTTCCCAGATGATGGCGACAGCTTTAGAGAGCGCGAAGCCTACGATGCAGGGATTGCAATTCAATTTGAAATTAAAGGATTTGGCGGTTCATCAGATATGAGCGGTCATCAATCTATGATCGATAAGTCACTGTTTGGCTATCGTCGTAATTACTATCTGAACAACTAA
- the surA gene encoding peptidylprolyl isomerase SurA: MKKTLVTILAGYVLALSSSIPAMAAPELMDRVVVRVNNAVVLESEVDRMLEDVKQRALMAGQSLPRDLVLRTQITERLINRQLQMSTAERMGLRISDAQLDQTIANIARQDNMTVEQMRATIERGGMSFQQYREDLREELVIGDVTRIAVRNRINVSPQEIDALADMLQEQSETNREINFGHIMVSVDAEASKQEIEDAQKRIDKILDLLQEGADFRRQATASSQGPKALEGGDWGWMNINEAPTIFSEPLQTAEVGELIGPIRSPVGFHILTVFEERGAEVVESLEVNARHILLQPSIILSETKAKSMLTEFSKQLQADDSKFAELAEEYSEDPGSAAQGGDLGWGNPDMYVPEFSTMLKTMEIGAVSEPFRTSHGWHIVQLLDKRTQDATKDRWRDQAYQMITNRKFNEESALWLAEMRETAYIDVLDEEQE, translated from the coding sequence ATGAAAAAAACACTTGTCACCATTTTGGCAGGATATGTACTTGCCCTTTCGTCTTCCATTCCAGCAATGGCAGCTCCTGAACTCATGGACCGCGTCGTGGTTCGAGTGAACAATGCTGTTGTTTTAGAAAGCGAAGTCGATCGCATGCTCGAAGACGTAAAACAACGAGCGCTCATGGCAGGGCAATCGTTACCTCGCGATTTAGTGCTCAGAACTCAAATTACAGAGCGTTTGATTAATCGCCAACTGCAAATGTCCACGGCTGAAAGAATGGGTTTACGTATTTCTGACGCCCAGTTAGACCAAACCATCGCCAATATTGCACGCCAAGACAACATGACGGTTGAACAAATGCGTGCAACGATTGAAAGAGGCGGCATGAGCTTTCAGCAATACCGTGAAGACCTCCGAGAAGAGCTCGTGATCGGTGATGTCACGCGCATTGCGGTCAGAAACCGCATTAATGTCTCGCCTCAAGAAATTGATGCATTGGCAGACATGCTGCAGGAACAGAGCGAAACCAACCGAGAAATCAATTTCGGCCACATTATGGTTTCTGTTGATGCCGAAGCAAGTAAGCAAGAAATTGAAGATGCCCAAAAACGCATCGATAAAATCTTGGATTTACTGCAAGAAGGGGCAGATTTCCGTCGCCAAGCCACCGCATCATCACAAGGCCCCAAGGCACTTGAAGGGGGTGATTGGGGCTGGATGAACATTAACGAAGCTCCAACTATTTTCTCTGAACCACTGCAAACAGCAGAAGTGGGTGAGCTTATCGGGCCAATCAGAAGCCCTGTTGGTTTTCATATTTTAACTGTATTTGAAGAACGCGGTGCCGAAGTTGTTGAGTCTTTAGAAGTCAATGCTCGCCATATTTTGCTACAGCCCTCAATTATTTTGAGCGAAACCAAAGCTAAATCGATGCTGACAGAATTCAGTAAGCAACTCCAAGCTGACGATTCTAAATTTGCTGAATTGGCCGAAGAATATTCCGAAGATCCAGGTTCTGCCGCGCAAGGCGGTGATTTAGGCTGGGGTAACCCAGACATGTATGTTCCTGAATTTAGCACCATGCTCAAAACAATGGAGATCGGCGCAGTCAGCGAACCATTCCGCACCTCACATGGCTGGCATATCGTTCAGTTGTTGGATAAGCGAACGCAAGATGCAACTAAAGATCGCTGGCGTGATCAGGCTTATCAGATGATTACAAACCGTAAATTCAATGAAGAATCTGCACTTTGGTTAGCCGAAATGCGAGAAACAGCATACATCGACGTACTCGATGAAGAGCAAGAATAA